The window GAATGTCCATGGAAACAAGGATGACTCCAGCTTTTTAAACACTGTGGCTAAGACTTGCCAAACAGGAACGGAAAAGTGGAAAGCTAAGCTCAAAAGAATCTCAGTTCTTTCATAGTGAGGCATCCCAATGAAAACATTCACAAATTATGGAAATGTACTGCCTGCTGCAAACAGTTTTTACAATGAACAAACATTCATATTATTACATTGTGCGTATTACAACATTTATACATTACccttttgaacaaaaaaaagaagcttaAACCAGTCTAAAATTGTTTGCCAGCCTTACAGTATCTTGCTTGGAAGTCTGATCTCTATACTGGTTTTAAGGGGTTTTCAGCTTGTTCGACTAAGAAATTAGATAAACCAGCTGCAGATAAGATTGGAGACCATCTTCAATCAGCTAAGACCAGCAAACTTTGACTGGTTTAAGCTGTTGAGGCTTAAAAACAGTAATGGTGGTGACAGTAGAAACAGCTCAATTGATCAGATACCCAGAGAGATCAAATTCCACTGGTGCAAAGGTTGATGTTTTGCAGCAAACATTTGATCGTACCTCCGCTAAACtgatgaggatgatgaagattgGCGGCGGACAGCAGTTCGCTCGCTCCAGATACGTCTCCCGCAACTCCTCGGGAAGCATCCATCTAGAAACATTCTTCTGAAACTTCTCGACCCTCCGACCTCTTCTCTTGGGATTTCCTCGATTATCACCTTCTTCATCGCTCCGCACGCCAAAAGTGTCTTGCTCTTCGATGTCATTATCGCCCATTTcttaaaaatgcaaatcaaaAAGGTCGTTCTACATTCATGGAGAATCGATGGAGAAAtgacagttttttaaaattattgatataaaagttattgatatTCTTGACAATTAGCAAAACGAATACACACTTAAAAGAAAACTAAAGTGTAGTCCAAAGTATTTGgatttcagctttttgtttcCCTCTCTTCCGGAGCTGTTGGCTCTTCCTGCATAAATAAACTCATCCTGTATGGAATAATTTACGAGCTACAGGCTATACGAGTTTCATTTTAGAAACAATTTCATGAAAAATTATCCTCATGGAAGAATGATTAATATAGGCTACCAATAGTTTGATTTTTGTAAGTCGAAATGAACgaggtttttaaaatgttgtagtcTACAAAACACGTGCTTTCTATAAATGTTTAGAAGTTATTAAACGGATAtaaatttagtgtttttattaccGAAACTGTTTTGAATATATAACTTACCCCTTTCTTCTGATCCACCACCTCTCACGCGAGTAATTTACAGGAGATTTCTGAGGGCGCGCGCAGATCAGTTCTCATTAATGTTGTAGgtttcaaaaataatattaacgaaataaaaatattaaaaatatccatGAAATAAAAGATTGAAAGAGTCGTTTGACCACTACGGACTTAAAGACGCTCTCCCTGAACGTTAATTACAGGCTTCATCCAGCTTTTCCGGTTCCAGTCTTCCTTCCTGTTGTTTCAAACTGGAGGGGCTGCAGAATCGTTGAACTAAAACAAGCAATATGACCCGCCAAAGTTCGGTGGAGTATCTACCTGTATTTCCTCAAACCGCCACACCTGAAGTCACGTGACGCCATAATTATTCATCCATTTTAAGCACTTCTTCCAAACGAAACTTCACGATAAAACCGATACATTCCAACCACAAACCATCAATAAAAAGACTGTACCAAGTACAGTGTTTAAAAAAGACAAGATGCAGCTTAAACCCATTTAAAGAATGGTGGAACTCTTTATAACCAGTAGAGGCCGCCATTACCAATACAGTTAATATTCAAGTTTCTTAGATAATTCagacaaaaatattgttttgctTACTTGTGCATTTCCAAACATGTATAAAGTTACTCTTAATTTATTAACTAATCTCTCCTATATGCACAAGAGAATTAATTCAGTTAAAAATAACTTGGAGATTTGTTTTTTGCCAAACAATATATTCTTTGAAATTTCCTTTGTGTTCgtagaggggaaaaaaattaaatacaaaaaaataaaacaaaaaaagatcaGATGTTTGTAACATGACGACAAAATattccatttttgttttgaaccaaatttaaattgacattcattcaaacaaacacaaacctatACAATTTATTACAGaatatatttgcaaaaacaaTCAATACAAATCCTGACTTATCACAGATCTTTTATttgtcaaaaaagaaaaaaaaaagttggagTTAAAAAACAGACTGAAGGATAGAGGAAGAGTCTGGTATATCTGCTGCAGGTCAGTCACATTACATTATACAGAGATTATCAGCCAAGCTTTTTACAGCGGTAGTTTGACACCTTTTCCCACAAATTCTTAAAGAGATTAAACTTCCTTAGAATGCATCTAGATATGCATGTTTGGTGTTGGGCCATCAGTAACagttcagcaaaaaaaaaaaaaaaaagatgaaaaaaaaatgaagttaaATGTGGATAGACCATGGCACCAAAGCATTTTAAAGGGGGGGGAGGGGTAAAAAAGAGAATCAAAAGTATGAGGAAATTTCAAGTGAAACGAAGGAGGCTGGTTCTACAGCAACCAGCTGCTGAGGGGTGGCTAGTACCATCGATAATGTTCTTCAAGACACATCTGAAAATAAAGAGAAGACAATCAGAATTTGGACAAACATGTTACAACTGAAATCAGTGAAAGTTGTTATACTGGAACAAATAACAAGACAAAATGTTAATGGACTGCTAACAGGGGAACTTAATATACTTACAGCTTGCAGGCCTGGCGCCATATCTTCGCATAATCTGATCCTGTGTGAATTTCACAAAGGACTCATATTGTTCTTGAGGTAAAAAGGAAGAGAAACAGCACATTAAACTCATAAACTGATATAAAACCAGAgaactaataaatataaaaatgcacttATTTTTCTCGCTATTGAGAAAGGCATGAACTCAAAACTAATACACAACTGTATGGAATCTGCAATGTTGTACCTGCAAGCTTTGTGTTCAGTATCTGTTCGTACTCTTCGCGCATCTTTTCCTCATGATCTTTGATAAGGCGCTCGCACAAATAGCCAACCTGCCTCAGTGTGAACAGTGGCTGATCCTTCTTCAATGATGAggcacctaaaaaaaaaaccatacaTACAAATCTGAATATCCAtccatgaccatatcactttattttcaaaattacaaaacatCTACAATACCGTTCAACAGAGTTACATCTTTGTAAGAAGTCtcatatgctcaccaaggcagtattttatcaaaaataccgtaaaatcagtaatactatttataaaaaaaaaaaaaaaaaaaaaaaaaaacagtgtacGTATAGGAACGTACTTGAGTCAAGTTCTACAAATGCGCATGCATCCACTTTTTACACCTGACAATTTCCATTTGAATAGCAATCATGAGTAGTGTGAACTACTGAAAAAAAGGGTAGATTTTAAAGTGCTCACAGCTGTAGTAAGTACTAAACAGCATGTTTTGAGTGGTTTCCTCTCATTGTTTTATACCACGCACCATTTACTGCAAGTCATCATGGGTTgtttctcaccctcatgacaAATTACAATGTTTGCAACTGAGAAACTACCTTTTTAATGGTGAAACTGTTTGAAGAATAGCAGTTCATGCTTCACAAACTATAACAACCGGATTATCCCATAACTCATCTCTATTGCATTTCTGCATATTCAAACTTGCTAGCATCACGAACATGCAAGAATCAACAGCATTCGACTTTAACAACGACAAACTCAGCACACTTTATCTTCACACCTTCCTGCAAAGTGCAGCTACAACCCTAAACAAATGCATCTGAACCAGCTAAGAGTATCGGCAGATATCAATCCAATACCagcactgtatttttttttttattaaatcaatgtagaatttctataccGCTCAGTGTGGTGACCTGATCATCACGGTTTTGGGTCttaaacacaatctactaaatacagacaacttcattttaaagaaaaacaaattaaagaattataaatctaaacatttagtggggaacaaataTAAGAGGAcgactaaatctggtaaaatgttacactgctctttgtattgttgtaaaatgcattcatgaaaaacaagtaaatatttataaataaaatgtactataaattaagagatttcttttaaatgtatagcacagtaatggaggcagcaacatatgataggATGGAACAAaaaaggctattaataatctttcattgtgcaaaagtattttaataatacGAAAAGGCACAATACAGAGTGGCacaaagcgcttatgcacaACTCATGCGCGTAATGATGCTCTTGAAGCAACATGGAGTCACAGCACGCTGCGCATGTAAGAGTTCAAAGCACAAAGAAAAGATACTGATGTGTAGTGCATTATATCTGTGCGATAGTTTATcaagccttttcttttaacagttttaaacttCAGTTACTATGCGCTCTTGGAGAGTTTAATTATTTTGACTGTATTTTGACAGGATGTTTACGTGAACTTGAATTTTAttacttaaatattcatctgtacctcacattaaactatggaaCGTCTttagaacacttggaatatagtgcacaagaACTTCATAATGTTTTTTGCCTTTTGTGGGGCTTAATATTATATGCAgaatatcggatttggatcaGTCTCGTCTGACCGAAACCTGATGcagcagaaaatgccagtatcggagcTGATACCGATACAGAGTATCGGatcagtgcatccctaattaCTATAGACAGGTGTAGGGCTGGAACTGAACTACAGATTTAACAGGAACAAAAATGGGCACCCTGGTATAAAGAAAATGGCTGATAAATAGCTTAAGCACCCTAATGCAATGGCACCCCCTAACAACGCACATTTTGCCTGTCtctttaatcaaacacacctgatccagtcATCAGCTCCTTTGTTTCATGGGTGTGTCAGACAAAAGAGAAattcaaaatgtgcagtgttgggggtggGAGGGCTTCAGGAACAAAGTTGAAACCACTGGACATTATGTTTTGAGTGGACTGACCTGTGGGAGAGCTGGGGGAGGTGAGGGCGGGACTGGAGCTCTGGATGTCAGTGGAGCTGCAGGGCTCAGTCTGGTTGAAGGCCCCTTCCAACTGCCGTCGTCTCTGATAGCGGCTGTACTCCTGACGAATGTTCTGGAAGATCTGCTCTGTGGGGGTCAAAGATAGACAAATCGAGAGTTAACAACAATGCTAACTGGGCTTAAATTAAAGAGTAATTAGTAATTTCCTCCAAGTATTTTTGGAATACCATCTTTTCCAAGGAATAAACTTCCTCGGGTTTAATCATCTTCAATAAAGTGGTGAAGAATAACAGTAATCACTGGCATTACTTCAAGCACATACAATGTAGAGAGGATATCCTGCTTTCAGAAAAGGTCCCATGACGAAAATAAGATATGAAGAAATAAGTTTCACTTCAGTTTTACAACCAGCCACAGTGGTACACTGACGTCATCACTAACAATCAAAtattagggaaaaaaaaaaaaaaaaaaaaggtttcgtTCGGCTTTGTGGTGGGTCAGGCTTATTTCTGGAAACTGAATCTGGGTGACAGGACTGCAATGCGGAGGGGAGCAATGCAGCCGGGAACATCCCAAGTCTCTTTCTAGAAAAACTGGGTTGAGTTTAGTCCCCTGTCTTAACCTTCAAAACCAGTGGATGACTAAAAGTTGAGAATTAGAAACCAGCATGACTTCCATGAGCTAAACTCTTTAAGATTTTCTTCTCTGGTCATCTTAATTTATCACAAAGGAGAGTATTTGGAGGGCGAGTTTAACAACTTTCTGAATGTAGGTCATTTAAAGCTTCAAGGGTGGACATCTATCTGAGGACACTTGCATCACTTATCTTGGGTGGGGAGCTCAGAGTTTCCCCTTCTATTAGCGTCGGCCTTCAACTAGAGGACTAAAAAAGGGGAAACTCAAGGGGTGCCAGCTTCTCTAGCTTGATGATAATGCATTCCAGCAAAGCAAGCAGTGTGGCTACAACCTAACAAAGCACCACACTGCAGAAGGGACTTCCTGTGTTTACAATGTAGCTCTCATCTGAtaggtttttatttgtttaaacacAGGAAGGCTTTGCGTTCCCAATACAGGGGTGTTATGGGAGCCAAGCACAACTTTACACCAGCGTTCACTCTAGAAAGGAGTATTTTAGAAGCAAAACACTCATTAATGAAGTGTAGACAATCTTATAATGAGGGTTCTTCCTCACAATAGGAGGTGCTACTTGTTGACAACAGCATTGCTAATATAGATGGaatggtttcagtacaaaacatacaaaaaaaataaaccagATTAAATGGAATacgttcaaccaaaaatgaacattttgtcattccaaacctgcatgactcccttctgtgaaacacaagaGATGATATTTAGAAAAACATCTCAGCTTTTTGGGGGTGAGTGGCATCCAGTGTTGTTTTGCATGGTGAAAAGAAGTTTTTTTGTGTCTTGCAGAATAGGGCCACGACCACGaaacaaaaatcaataatgAAAATGGTCAACGAATCTGATTATTTAGTTGTGTCTATCTGCTGTCCTCAGTGCATAACTTAAATTTTACGATTGTATCCTAATCTGTAAATATTGGAAAATCacttaaagggagagttcatccaaaaatgagtCATTAATAACAgactcatgtcgttccaaacccgtaagaccttcaatcatctttggaacacaaatggaACAAGATATTTCAGATGAAATCAGAGcattctgaccctccatagacagcaatgtaactgaaatgttcccaggcccagaaatgtagcaaggacatcggaaacacagtccatgtgacatcagtggttcaactgtaattttacaaagctacaagaatactttgtgcgcaaagaaaacaaaaacaacaactttattcaacattttCCTCCAAGTCATGTTTTCTGCCATTATCGAGAGTACCATGATGCATGCATGTGCATTTCTCGCAGCTTCGTAAAATTTCAgtaaagctctcggatttcatcaaaatatctttgtgttccgaaggtgaatgaaggtcttacagatttggaacaaaatgagggcgagtaattaatgacagaatttttatttttgggtgaactagccctTTAAGTCTCTGTTAAACTTCACTTTAGTAAATGAGCACCAGGCATGCATATGCGTCAAACAGACAGAGTGCAATATAGGAGGAGATTAATCAATCatcaaaaaaaatcattagtTGCAACCCTATTCCAGTCCAAAGTCTAACAGGTTTTGGATGCCATGAGAAtgagaaaaatataaatttttcagATTATGCAAAAATCTATTTTAGATACAGTTACAGTAAGATGCAAAAACTTGCGAGTGACAGTCAATGGGCAACACCAGCCCCCTTGAATGACAGGTGAGCCCCTCTGCCTATATCAAATGCTGCCAAATGCTGAGACCAGGTCCAACAGGTTACTTAGCAACTGTAACCTTATATGATCAAACCAAGCAATCAATCACAGTGGCTTCCTGAGAAAGGATGGGGAGCGATTCAAGGCCCAAAAGCACAGAACAGGGATAATACGACCACAATGGAGGTGTGGGATGAAATGGACTGGGGGGAGGGGAgcgcaagtgtgtgtgtgtgtgtgtgtgtgtgtgtgtgtgtgtatagagtTGACGCGTCTTATTCACTACACCGCCGAGGCATTGAGGAGGGAATTTAAAAACCCCAAACTGGCAGGAAGAGCCCTCAAGCCCAGGGTGTGTTCCTGCAGGGAGCTTGATTTGCTTTGTTTGAGATTCGATGTATTGTAGACGATCACGTTAGTTATTTGTAAGCAAAAGGCTTTCGTGTTTGAATGTTAGAACAGCACAAACAGGATGAAGCAACCTCAGACATGGCTTTAAATAAAGACACTGGCTCATAAGAGAGAGAACCTGCGAGCTGCTGATCGAGGACATAAATGGATGCTATTTAAATTTTCCCATCTAGAGACAAACCTAAATGAGGATGTTAATGAAGATTGTTCTATGAAAACAATAGGGGGCATTTGGTTTCACAAAGGCAAGACTATCAAAAACCAAAGTGGGCTCTAAGGGCAGTTACATTCCTAGACATTTCAATCAGGCACTGATGGGCAGGCTTGGGAACAAAATAAGCCCtctaaaaatgtttcacaatgCTTGTCTAGCCAGTATCATGCAAGATACTATCTCCGCTAGGACGACAAAGCAATTGCACTGGCTGAAGGAACATAAAATGGGTACTCTATTTGGCACCTGAATAGAAATCCTTCAAAACTCACACTATGATGCATGCCACTTAACTTTGTAAAAACAACTACTAATTTTTAACAATTGTGTGTCACAAATCacattatgaaaacaaaactgaatgaacaatcatttgtaaatattattcaTGTCGCTAACCAATTATTTTGCCATCTCAGAATACCAATAACAGATCTGCCAGCTAACTTAACATTAAGCAGGCTAATGGGATGTTAgtatgctatttatttatttttcacgtCATGCCAGCATCGAGGCTATTTTAGCCTGCTTAATGAATTCACACAGGTTACTACATTACCATTTTGataatcttaattttttttaatgcttggGGTGCAAGGGGAAATAAGCAGTAAAAACTTATGAATCAGAGTGATTAATGAATTAAGGTCGGTTCACACCAACACAAATGTTTTGCCCAAAATTTGGCCCCATTTTCACATTTGATTTGCCTGTTCACGAGCAATAAGAAAGAAAAGTAGCTTCAGCTTACAGATAAACTTAAATACAGTGGTTACCCtggtacacaaagcagcacaacGTTGTTTCTAATTCACTTGTCACAGAGAAGAAAGTAAAACATTCGTTTTGTATTTTCGGTTTCTGCTATGGTATTTATCAATCGACATTCTGACATTTTACTCAGAGCAGTTTACATCCTTGGACTCAGAATTATGTATTCCTATGGAAACCCTACCAATGCCACaaccagggtcacaaatgaatCTGCAGAGGTGGTATGGTGGCACAAGTCAGAGCACACCTTTAACTATGAGCTCTACAAGTGcgcaaacaatttttttttttttttttgagaagtCAGAATCTCATCATTACAACATGGTGTGAATGTACATATATTTCTGCTCTGGTCATATAACAAAGCGAAGAACTTATTAGTTGGCCAGTTTTCTTTGCAATGTGATGGAAAAGAATTCAGAAGTCCTCTCTGTTGATAAAAATGTTATCTTTTATGACATGTAAATGTTTGTGTTAGTCCAAAACATTTAATAGCACCAAATTTgttttggtgtgaacaggccttaaatCTGAATCACAAGTGATTACTTTTATCATGTTCGGCTCAAAGTATTTCAATTCTTTTAGCAAATATCTCCTCCAACATACTGGAACAATTGCTAATGGAATGGGAATCTGAAAAATCTGAACCTAAATAACCAATTTTCTATATTACCAATCCCAAATCCTACTGATGCATGAGCCGAACCTCAGCACCTACATTTAAGAAAGGATCGATTATGGTAGAGTGCAAGAGCAAGGCGCAAGTGTTTGCCTCTAACTTTACCAGTGTTATTCATTTCACCCACACTTTACTAATCTATTCATTGTGGCGTCTTTTTAAACGTGATAAAAGATGAGACTGTTTTACAAGCGCTAAACAGCAGGATTTAGGCGGGTTCGTCAAGGGTCCACAAATTTCGCATAAAGCAGTAAAAGTATTACAGGCTATATTAAGAAAAAACACGATGTTCAAGAAATTAACAACGTTATAAATCGAATTATTAGTTTGTGTATATTTGCCTAGGTTCTTTACACACCAAATTATCAATATTTTacgcagtttttaaaaatactgttcaatCAAAGTGAAAAAATGCTATTGCACTCTCGCGCACATACACACCTTTCCTCTTTGTTTGGACATACTGGTTCAATCCTGCTGATAAACTAACTGGCTGAGCGCAGAGATAAACGTTAACCATCCAGGCCTGAGCTAGGCGTTTGTAGAAAGACTTTGTCATGTGTATTGTTTTCGGTAGTAATGGTCGATGACTGTATGCGTGTTTTCACACTAAGCCATGGGAGTTAAATGAAGCTCTGTGTCAGCTAGTCTGTATTAGCGGCCGCTTTCAGCCTAGCTAGCCGAGCTCAAAACAGCTATTCATCCAAACTGCATAATTAACAACAGCCCAAGCCCACGACTATACCATCCATCAAGAAACACCCTTACACATTCAAATCATTACGCATAACAGCTTAAGGGGGAATGAAATTAACGGACTGTCGAACTTCAAATACCCACTAACGTTAGCTTGTTAGCTGAGATTAAACAACCCCCCCCATTCCCCTCCTCCATGTCAAACAAACCGACGTTAAGTGGCGAGAATCAAGCGTTCTGCTCACCTGGAGTTAGCCTGTGTTCTCCACCCATAGACTGGGGTGACATCGAGTGTGCCGAGCTCTCTGTTGACGGGCGAAGACTGCACCTCTGCGGGGAAGGAGTAGTCGGAGTCCCCGGTAGAGGATTGCACCTCCTCCGCTTGGGGGACTGCGGGCTGAGAAGGGCCTCAAACTCCATAGATCGCTTCAACGTCGCGCCACAAGCCATGATCGCTGatttaataagacaataaacaACACCAACGGTAAAACAACACCTTTTCGATATTAAAACACGTCGAATTCTCTTTCTAAATCGACTTTCTCGGGGTTTTTATTGAGCTTCGCAGGATCTCGGTGGCTCCCCCGTCTGATCGCACACCGGTTTAAACACCAAGTGCCAGATTTGTAGCAAAAATGCTAAAACGACACAGCCGAGGACTGTACCATTCGCAGAGAGGGGGGTTCATATTATAaacaggtttgtttgttttttcacccAATAAcattaaatcatatttaatttgttactaagcaacaaaaacatacacacgGTGCAAAGCAGAGCACATAAATATAAGAcatatgttaaaaaatgtttactttatTAGTAAATCTACTACAGTAATAATCGTCCCAACCTGTGATTACAGGTCTATACTTATGCCctcttttttaaacataaatttCCAGTGATGTGTTGGTCTAAATCAAACcgataataaataatgaaagtgATAGTTATACTTACTCAGGTTTATGCTTGCCATTGTTTCACTTTTCCTGCATAAACGGTCCTCTTGCACCGACGTTTATGTGCAGgctatttgaatataaaatattaaatacttttacaataaattaacataatattaatattaatttccatatGCGATCATTATTCCATCTTATGTGTATCTAtgaatgcattatatataataaacgtgacattttgtattaatttaataaacatgatataatattagcttttctttttcttttttttttattctaatttaaGAATTTTATTCTATCTTTACAGGCATACTGAGCTCTTTCAGTTTACCTAAACTAGATCAGTAGATCAGTATTTCATAACTCTTAAACAAAACCTTTAATTTCAGAAGCTTTGATCTCAGATGCCCACTCCTCCAACAGCTTAATCCTGATTGGTGTTTTACAGTCATATGACTCTGATCAACATTTATTGAGTGCAATAGTTTATTTGGCCAATGGCCATTTCTCTGAAGGATTTGCATGTTGGTGTCTGTTTGTGTTAGCTTTCAAAGCGGTCTTTCAACTCACAAAGAATCATTTCTTTACTGTCTCTTCACGTTAAAACCACTTACATGCCCTGTAGAAATACACAGTGTGAGGCCATTTCACACTCCATATTAGTCCATATTAATATCACATGCTCTTGTTTACCAAAATGTGTCAATTTTGACCCAATCCAATGAAAATAAGCTAATGATGTAGGCCTAATTGATAAATagatattaataaaattttcaTAAATGTATCTAAAACAATATAGAGCTCCTTaaacaaatgctgtttaaaTAAACTGAAGGTTAATAtccagaaaatgtgtttttattgatGACAATGAAATAAAGGGTAAGCATGCATTTCTTAAACAATGTAGcagtacatttttatagttatgACATACAGCATTTTAATACTTGGTTTAACATATAATACATACAATAATGCAGAAAAACTTCTCTTCAAATTGAAGTTAATACAAGATAAGAAGTTAATATAACAACAATTACATAGCATTTTGCATTTATAGCACTCTATCCAACATATAAGAATATACTTAGTGTATCATAACAGTTATTCTTCATAATATAGTACAACATACAGCATAATGTACAATCTATCCAAAAGGTGAAGCAAAATTGTTGCTAGCAGTCATCAATAAAGGTGAGGGTATTTTGTTTCACAGTgtaatctatatatattttggcGTCTTTTACGCTTGGGTCAAAATGTAGGTGAGTTAGCTGTTCTGAGTGTGTTTATAGGTCTTATTTCACTACTGTAAAAAGGTGCTTAGAGAAACAGCATTATACATGGATAGATGGTCACAATATCCACCTATTCACAATAGACTTATTGTATGTtcgtaaaaaaacaaaacatttttagacaCTTTTAAAATCCACTGTCAAATCATTTTTAGACTGTTTACAAAGTAATCGCTAATAGCTAATGTCTTTCTTAAAGTGTAAAATGAAGTCTTCTCATTCTAATGAGTAAAATTCAAGCAGTAAAAttcaacgtgtgtgtgtgtgcgcgcgcgcgtttttgtgacaaatgaggacataaatttgtatgatgacaagggtatgacataggtattacaaggagaaggtgacttttcaggacattactgtgtattgaaaatctgaaatagcacaaagtttcctgtaaggggtaggtttaggtgtagggttggtgtagggtaatagcacatacagtttgtacagtataaaaaccattaagcctatgggatgtccccacttttcacaaaaacaaacgtgtgtgtgttaaaGTTCTTAAGTTCTTATTGGTATGCAAACCTTCTTCATTT is drawn from Onychostoma macrolepis isolate SWU-2019 chromosome 16, ASM1243209v1, whole genome shotgun sequence and contains these coding sequences:
- the akirin1 gene encoding akirin-1; the encoded protein is MACGATLKRSMEFEALLSPQSPKRRRCNPLPGTPTTPSPQRCSLRPSTESSAHSMSPQSMGGEHRLTPEQIFQNIRQEYSRYQRRRQLEGAFNQTEPCSSTDIQSSSPALTSPSSPTGASSLKKDQPLFTLRQVGYLCERLIKDHEEKMREEYEQILNTKLAEQYESFVKFTQDQIMRRYGARPASYVS